One Caulobacter segnis genomic window carries:
- the moaA gene encoding GTP 3',8-cyclase MoaA — protein MTPYDDSPAQAVLAPTRLIDGFGRAVTYLRVSVTDRCDLRCLYCMSEHMTFLPKAEVLTLEELDRLASTFVGLGVRKLRLTGGEPLVRKGFMDLVASLSRHLRSGALDELTLTTNGTQLERYAADLARHGVRRINVSLDTLKPDLFRTLTRGGDLARVIAGIDAALAAGIQVKINAVALKTDNAAELPELIQWAHARGCDITLIETMPLGEVDQDRTDQYLSLKDVRRDLASFWTLEDSHYATGGPARYTRVVETGGRLGFITPLSNHFCDTCNRVRLTCTGTLHTCLGRDDASDLRAVIRGGATDIQLHQAIFAAIGAKPQGHDFQIAAPRPAVARHMSTTGG, from the coding sequence ATGACGCCCTACGATGACAGCCCCGCGCAAGCGGTCCTTGCCCCGACCCGTCTGATCGACGGTTTCGGACGCGCCGTCACCTATCTGCGTGTCTCCGTCACCGACCGCTGCGACCTGCGCTGCCTCTACTGCATGTCCGAGCACATGACCTTCCTGCCGAAGGCCGAGGTGCTGACGCTGGAGGAACTGGACCGCCTGGCTTCGACCTTCGTGGGCCTGGGCGTGCGCAAGCTGCGGCTGACCGGCGGCGAGCCGCTGGTGCGCAAGGGCTTCATGGACCTGGTCGCCAGCCTGTCGCGCCACCTGCGCTCGGGCGCGTTGGACGAGCTGACCCTGACCACCAACGGCACCCAGCTGGAGCGCTACGCCGCCGACCTGGCCCGGCACGGCGTGCGGCGGATCAACGTCTCGCTCGACACGCTTAAGCCCGATCTCTTCCGCACCCTGACGCGTGGCGGCGATCTGGCGCGCGTGATCGCCGGGATCGACGCGGCCCTGGCGGCGGGGATCCAGGTGAAGATCAACGCCGTGGCCCTGAAGACCGACAACGCCGCCGAACTGCCCGAGCTGATCCAGTGGGCCCACGCGCGCGGCTGCGACATCACCCTGATCGAGACCATGCCCCTGGGCGAGGTCGACCAGGACCGCACGGACCAGTATCTGTCGCTGAAGGACGTCCGCCGCGACCTCGCCTCGTTCTGGACGCTGGAAGACAGCCACTACGCCACCGGCGGCCCGGCGCGTTACACGCGGGTGGTTGAGACGGGCGGGCGGCTGGGATTCATCACCCCGCTGAGCAACCACTTCTGCGACACCTGCAACCGGGTGCGTCTGACCTGCACCGGAACGCTGCACACCTGCCTGGGCCGCGACGACGCCAGCGACCTGCGGGCGGTGATCCGAGGCGGGGCGACCGATATCCAGCTGCACCAGGCGATCTTCGCGGCGATCGGGGCCAAGCCCCAGGGCCACGACTTCCAGATCGCCGCCCCCCGCCCGGCTGTCGCCCGCCACATGTCGACGACAGGCGGATGA
- a CDS encoding MoaD/ThiS family protein translates to MARVLLFGRLADQAGWRDRRIEAGDLSALRAALAADDPDLGEALAGPGVQVAIDKAIVRGEAALTAATEVAFLPPMSGG, encoded by the coding sequence ATGGCCAGGGTGCTGCTGTTCGGACGCTTGGCCGACCAGGCCGGCTGGCGTGATCGCCGAATCGAGGCCGGCGACCTCTCGGCCCTGCGCGCGGCGTTGGCCGCCGACGATCCGGACCTGGGCGAGGCCCTGGCCGGGCCGGGCGTCCAGGTCGCCATCGACAAGGCCATCGTCCGGGGCGAGGCGGCGCTGACCGCCGCGACCGAAGTGGCCTTCCTGCCGCCCATGAGCGGCGGATGA
- a CDS encoding molybdenum cofactor biosynthesis protein MoaE, producing the protein MTVTPTVTLTDQPFEPGALVTAFCAGREETGAVATFVGLARAERGAAAALELEAYPGFTDTAIGEIARDAIGRFKLQDVHIVHRTGRIAPGEAIVFVATAAGHRREAFEACDFLMDYLKSRAPFWKKEHGPDGARWIEPTDRDRTDAERWD; encoded by the coding sequence ATGACCGTCACGCCCACGGTGACCTTGACCGACCAGCCGTTCGAGCCGGGCGCGCTCGTCACGGCCTTCTGCGCGGGGCGCGAGGAGACGGGCGCGGTGGCGACCTTCGTGGGCCTGGCGCGGGCCGAAAGAGGCGCGGCCGCCGCGCTGGAGCTCGAGGCCTATCCGGGCTTCACCGACACGGCGATCGGCGAGATCGCCCGTGATGCGATCGGCCGGTTCAAGCTGCAGGACGTCCATATCGTCCACCGGACGGGCCGCATCGCGCCGGGCGAGGCGATCGTCTTCGTGGCCACGGCCGCCGGGCATCGCCGCGAGGCGTTCGAGGCCTGCGACTTCCTGATGGACTATCTGAAGAGCCGCGCGCCCTTCTGGAAGAAAGAGCACGGGCCGGACGGCGCGCGCTGGATCGAGCCGACGGACCGCGATAGGACCGACGCCGAACGCTGGGACTGA
- the moaB gene encoding molybdenum cofactor biosynthesis protein B, with protein sequence MSETGLKPGGGIKLELPFKPVRIAILTVSDTRDESTDTSGQLLIDRVRDAGHELAGRAVIRDDVEKIRQQVRDWIDSKAVDAIVTTGGTGLTGRDVTVEALEPLFDKKIDGFSVVFHLVSYASVGLSTLQSRATAGLIDGVFVFCLPGSNGAVKDGWDKVIAAQLDSRHKPCNMVELMPRLLER encoded by the coding sequence ATGTCGGAAACGGGCCTGAAGCCGGGCGGCGGGATCAAGTTGGAGCTGCCGTTCAAGCCGGTGCGCATCGCGATCCTCACCGTCTCCGACACCCGTGACGAAAGCACCGACACCTCGGGCCAGCTGCTGATCGACCGTGTCCGCGACGCCGGCCACGAGCTGGCCGGTCGCGCCGTGATCCGTGATGACGTCGAGAAGATCCGCCAACAGGTCCGCGACTGGATCGACAGCAAGGCCGTCGACGCAATCGTCACCACCGGCGGCACCGGTCTGACCGGCCGCGACGTCACGGTCGAGGCGCTGGAGCCGCTGTTCGACAAGAAGATCGACGGCTTCTCGGTGGTCTTCCACTTGGTCTCCTACGCCTCGGTGGGTCTCTCGACCCTGCAGTCGCGGGCGACGGCGGGACTGATCGACGGCGTCTTCGTCTTCTGCCTGCCGGGCAGCAACGGGGCGGTGAAGGATGGCTGGGACAAGGTGATCGCCGCCCAGCTCGACAGCCGCCACAAGCCCTGCAACATGGTCGAGCTGATGCCGAGGCTTCTGGAACGGTGA
- the moaC gene encoding cyclic pyranopterin monophosphate synthase MoaC: MSKLTHIDDEGRARMVDVSDKPATAREAVATGFVRMSPDTLALAVSGSGRKGDVRAVAELAGVMAAKKTSDLIPLCHPLALSKVVVEVEPAEGGLAVTARVKTTGPTGVEMEALTAASVACLTIYDMLKAAEKGMVIEAVRLLEKTGGKSGDWKA; encoded by the coding sequence GTGAGCAAGCTCACGCACATCGACGACGAGGGCCGGGCCCGTATGGTCGACGTCTCGGACAAGCCGGCGACGGCCCGCGAGGCGGTCGCCACGGGCTTCGTGCGGATGAGCCCCGACACCCTGGCCCTGGCCGTATCGGGCTCGGGCCGCAAGGGCGACGTCCGCGCCGTGGCGGAACTGGCCGGCGTCATGGCCGCCAAGAAGACGTCCGACCTGATCCCGCTATGCCACCCGCTGGCGCTGTCCAAGGTGGTCGTCGAGGTCGAGCCGGCCGAGGGCGGCCTCGCGGTCACCGCGCGGGTCAAGACAACAGGTCCGACCGGGGTCGAGATGGAGGCGCTGACCGCCGCCTCGGTGGCCTGCCTGACGATCTACGACATGCTCAAGGCCGCCGAGAAGGGCATGGTCATCGAGGCCGTCCGGCTCCTGGAGAAGACCGGCGGCAAGTCGGGGGACTGGAAGGCTTAA
- a CDS encoding methyl-accepting chemotaxis protein — MASLGQKVMGAAAGAALLCAATAGTGLWVAVSLDNALTRAEDSAKILRLHMHADMMHDALRADVMGAIMSADPSLGVDLKTVRADLAEHTQAFKDDIASSGKLAEDPSVKSALAEVEAPLTTYIAAAGHIGAIADTDPAGARGKLPDFAKQFSALEDRMEGASVKIEAAATRDANTAKSLGLLGQVLMGALLLTAAAFAAVLMFAAQKGLVAPLVEITRALRRLSAGDLSVVLPKKRGEDEIGQMTDALRTFHETVEARRKELEAADVRDALEIERREAETRRDEAEATQKAVVDSLAQALKSMSEGDLSHRLERPFPAGYEKLRVDFNVAVEKLSGVIAASLEAVKAIHGGTAEITDAADDLSGRTERQAASLEEAVAALDEITSTVRVTAEGASRARQVVERARSAANASGSIVSQAVEAMGAIEKSSAQIGQIIGVIDEIAFQTNLLALNAGVEAARAGEAGRGFAVVAQEVRALAQRSAEAAREIKTLISTSTVEVGQGVEYVGKAGEALRAIASEVDQIDGLVGEMAASTQEQARGLAEVNTTMNQMDQVTQRNAAMVEETTAASHALAQEATRLAQRMGELRIGGEAQRRAA; from the coding sequence ATGGCGTCCTTGGGTCAGAAGGTCATGGGAGCGGCCGCTGGCGCGGCGCTGCTGTGCGCGGCCACGGCCGGCACGGGCTTGTGGGTGGCGGTGAGCCTCGACAACGCCCTGACCCGCGCCGAGGATTCGGCCAAGATCCTTCGCCTGCACATGCACGCCGACATGATGCACGACGCCCTGCGCGCCGACGTCATGGGCGCGATCATGTCCGCCGACCCCTCCCTTGGCGTCGATCTGAAGACCGTGCGCGCGGACCTCGCCGAACACACCCAGGCCTTCAAGGACGACATCGCCTCCAGCGGCAAGCTGGCCGAAGACCCCTCGGTCAAGTCCGCCCTCGCCGAGGTCGAAGCGCCGCTGACCACCTATATCGCGGCCGCCGGCCATATCGGCGCGATCGCCGACACCGACCCGGCCGGGGCCCGCGGCAAACTGCCGGACTTCGCCAAGCAGTTCTCGGCGCTCGAGGACAGGATGGAGGGCGCCTCGGTCAAGATCGAGGCCGCCGCCACCCGCGACGCCAACACCGCCAAGTCGCTGGGCCTCCTGGGCCAGGTGTTGATGGGCGCCCTGCTGCTGACCGCCGCCGCCTTCGCCGCCGTGCTGATGTTCGCCGCCCAGAAGGGCCTGGTCGCGCCGTTGGTCGAGATCACCCGCGCCCTGCGCCGCCTGTCGGCCGGTGACCTCTCGGTCGTGCTGCCCAAGAAGCGCGGCGAGGACGAGATCGGCCAGATGACCGACGCCCTGCGGACCTTCCATGAGACGGTCGAAGCGCGCCGCAAGGAGCTGGAGGCCGCCGACGTCCGCGACGCCCTGGAGATCGAACGCCGCGAGGCCGAGACGCGCCGCGACGAGGCCGAGGCCACCCAGAAGGCCGTCGTCGACAGCCTGGCCCAGGCCCTGAAGTCGATGTCCGAGGGCGACCTCTCCCACCGGCTGGAACGCCCCTTCCCGGCCGGCTACGAGAAGCTGCGAGTCGACTTCAATGTCGCGGTCGAGAAGCTGTCCGGCGTCATCGCCGCCTCGCTGGAGGCCGTGAAGGCGATCCACGGCGGCACGGCCGAGATCACCGATGCCGCCGACGACCTGTCGGGCCGCACCGAACGCCAGGCCGCCAGCCTGGAAGAGGCCGTGGCCGCCCTCGACGAGATCACCAGCACCGTGCGCGTCACCGCCGAGGGCGCCAGCCGCGCCCGCCAGGTCGTCGAGCGCGCACGCAGCGCCGCCAACGCCTCGGGCTCGATCGTCAGTCAGGCCGTCGAGGCCATGGGCGCCATCGAGAAGTCCTCGGCCCAGATCGGCCAGATCATCGGCGTCATCGACGAGATCGCCTTCCAGACCAACCTCCTGGCTCTTAATGCGGGCGTCGAGGCGGCTCGGGCCGGTGAAGCGGGTCGCGGCTTCGCGGTCGTCGCCCAGGAAGTCCGCGCCCTGGCCCAGCGCTCGGCCGAGGCCGCCCGCGAGATCAAGACCCTGATCAGCACCAGCACGGTCGAGGTCGGACAGGGCGTCGAATATGTCGGCAAGGCCGGCGAGGCCCTGCGCGCCATCGCCAGCGAGGTCGACCAGATCGACGGCCTGGTCGGCGAGATGGCCGCCTCGACCCAGGAACAGGCGCGCGGCCTGGCCGAGGTCAACACGACCATGAACCAGATGGATCAGGTCACCCAGCGCAACGCCGCCATGGTCGAGGAGACCACCGCCGCCAGCCACGCCCTGGCCCAGGAGGCCACGCGCCTGGCCCAGCGGATGGGCGAGCTGCGGATCGGCGGCGAGGCCCAGCGCCGAGCGGCTTAA
- a CDS encoding Rieske (2Fe-2S) protein — MRTDPDNPARPAPGTVLCALDEVPSPGSKGFRWREGDAMFAGFVVRKDELVVGYLDSCPHAGWPLAGFAGRYLTRENDLILCAGHAALFKIEDGACVAGPCPGDKLFPWPVEVRDGQIVVA, encoded by the coding sequence GTGCGCACGGACCCGGACAACCCCGCCCGCCCCGCGCCCGGGACGGTGCTCTGCGCGCTGGACGAGGTCCCCTCGCCCGGCTCGAAGGGTTTCCGCTGGCGCGAGGGCGACGCGATGTTCGCCGGGTTCGTGGTCCGCAAGGACGAACTGGTGGTCGGCTATCTGGACAGCTGCCCGCACGCCGGCTGGCCGCTGGCCGGGTTCGCCGGCCGCTACCTGACCCGCGAGAACGACCTGATCCTGTGCGCCGGCCACGCGGCCCTGTTCAAGATCGAGGACGGAGCCTGCGTCGCCGGCCCCTGTCCCGGCGACAAGCTGTTCCCCTGGCCCGTCGAGGTCCGCGACGGCCAGATCGTCGTCGCCTAG
- a CDS encoding YciI family protein, which produces MALFVIVCKDKPGALETRLATRPVHLDYLNASGLVKAAGPLLDEAGSPIGSLLIIEAEDKAAVQALADNDPYTLAGLFESVEIQGWRVGVGSING; this is translated from the coding sequence ATGGCCCTCTTCGTCATCGTCTGCAAGGACAAGCCCGGCGCGCTCGAGACCCGCCTGGCCACCCGCCCGGTTCACCTGGACTATCTGAACGCCTCGGGCCTGGTGAAGGCCGCCGGCCCCCTGTTGGACGAGGCCGGAAGCCCGATCGGCTCGCTGCTGATCATCGAGGCCGAGGACAAGGCCGCCGTCCAGGCCCTGGCCGACAACGATCCCTACACCCTGGCCGGCCTGTTCGAGAGCGTCGAGATCCAGGGCTGGCGCGTCGGCGTCGGCTCGATCAACGGCTGA
- a CDS encoding NAD(P)H-dependent glycerol-3-phosphate dehydrogenase — translation MSFQHAGVIGGGAWGTALAQVCARAGLQVTLQAREPEVVASVNDGHENTLFLPGVALEPGIKAVPDLAGLADCDLILAVAPAQHLRAALTAFAPHHKAGAPIVLCSKGVEQGSLKLMTEVAAESLPGAPIAVLSGPSFAGEVARNLPAAVTLACADEALGRAIAEAIAIPTFRPYTASDLIGAEAGGAVKNVLAIACGIVEGKGLGRNAHATVITRGFAELTRLAVALGAKPETVVGLCGLGDLVLTCSSPQSRNMSVGLALGQGLTLEQALAGKVSVAEGVASAPAVRALARKVGVEAPISEAVAAILAGEVEVDAAIARLLSRPLKSEV, via the coding sequence ATGAGCTTTCAGCACGCAGGCGTGATCGGCGGGGGCGCTTGGGGCACGGCCCTGGCCCAGGTCTGCGCCCGGGCCGGTCTCCAGGTCACCCTCCAGGCCCGCGAGCCCGAGGTCGTGGCCTCGGTCAACGACGGCCACGAGAATACGCTGTTCCTGCCCGGCGTCGCCCTGGAGCCTGGGATCAAGGCGGTTCCGGATCTGGCCGGCCTGGCCGACTGCGACCTGATCCTGGCCGTCGCCCCGGCCCAGCACCTGCGGGCGGCCCTGACCGCCTTCGCCCCGCACCACAAGGCCGGCGCGCCGATCGTGCTGTGCTCGAAAGGCGTCGAGCAGGGCTCGTTGAAGCTGATGACCGAGGTGGCGGCCGAGAGCCTGCCGGGCGCGCCGATCGCGGTGCTGTCGGGACCCAGCTTCGCCGGCGAAGTGGCCCGCAACCTGCCCGCCGCCGTCACCCTGGCCTGCGCGGACGAGGCCCTGGGCCGCGCCATCGCCGAGGCCATCGCCATCCCGACCTTCCGGCCCTACACGGCCAGCGACCTGATCGGGGCCGAGGCCGGCGGGGCGGTTAAGAACGTCCTGGCCATCGCCTGCGGCATCGTCGAGGGCAAGGGCCTGGGCCGCAACGCCCACGCCACGGTGATCACCCGCGGCTTCGCCGAACTGACCCGCCTGGCCGTCGCCCTGGGCGCCAAGCCCGAGACCGTTGTCGGCCTGTGCGGCCTCGGCGATCTGGTGCTGACCTGCTCCAGCCCGCAGTCGCGCAACATGAGCGTCGGCCTGGCCTTGGGCCAGGGCCTGACCCTGGAGCAGGCCCTGGCCGGCAAGGTCTCGGTGGCCGAAGGCGTCGCCTCAGCCCCCGCTGTCCGCGCCCTGGCCCGCAAGGTGGGCGTCGAGGCGCCGATCAGCGAGGCCGTCGCCGCCATCCTGGCCGGCGAGGTCGAGGTCGACGCCGCCATCGCCAGGCTGCTGTCGCGCCCCCTGAAGTCCGAAGTTTGA
- the tsaD gene encoding tRNA (adenosine(37)-N6)-threonylcarbamoyltransferase complex transferase subunit TsaD: protein MTVPTYFGPTQSALVVLGLETSCDETAASVVRRDRDGTVTVLSSVIGTQFEQHAPFGGVVPEIAARAHVESIDAIAAEAIRASGVGFDGLDGVAATAGPGLVGGVMVGLAFGKAVSLARGVPLVAVNHLEGHAVSARLGADIAYPFLLLLVSGGHCQLLEVAGVGACKRLGTTIDDAAGEAFDKIAKSLGLPYPGGPALEKLAVGGDASRYTLPRALLGRKDCDFSFSGLKTAAARIAETLTTDDERRDLAAGVQAAIARQLSERVDRAMKLYKESHASDDLRFVVAGGVAANGAVRAALLADCEKNGFSFAAPPLAYCTDNAAMIALAGAERLALGISDDLDAVARPRWPLDEAAALANPANAYGRKGAKA, encoded by the coding sequence ATGACCGTCCCTACGTATTTTGGCCCTACGCAATCCGCCCTGGTGGTCCTCGGCCTGGAGACCAGCTGCGACGAGACCGCGGCATCGGTCGTGCGCCGCGACCGGGACGGAACGGTCACGGTGCTGTCCTCGGTCATCGGCACCCAGTTCGAGCAGCATGCCCCGTTCGGCGGCGTGGTGCCCGAGATCGCCGCCCGCGCCCATGTGGAATCCATCGACGCCATCGCCGCCGAAGCCATCCGCGCCTCGGGCGTCGGCTTCGACGGCCTGGATGGCGTGGCCGCCACGGCCGGCCCTGGCCTGGTCGGCGGGGTGATGGTCGGCCTGGCGTTCGGCAAGGCCGTGTCGCTGGCCCGCGGCGTGCCGCTAGTGGCGGTGAACCATCTGGAAGGCCACGCGGTCTCGGCCCGCCTGGGCGCCGACATCGCCTATCCCTTCCTGCTGCTGCTGGTCTCCGGCGGTCATTGCCAGTTGCTGGAAGTGGCCGGAGTCGGCGCCTGCAAGCGCCTGGGCACCACGATCGACGATGCGGCCGGCGAGGCCTTCGACAAGATCGCCAAGTCCCTGGGCCTGCCCTATCCGGGCGGCCCGGCCCTCGAGAAGCTGGCGGTCGGCGGCGACGCGAGCCGCTACACGCTGCCGCGCGCCCTCCTAGGCCGCAAGGACTGCGACTTCTCGTTCTCAGGCCTGAAGACCGCCGCCGCGCGGATCGCCGAGACCCTGACCACCGACGACGAGCGCCGCGACCTGGCCGCCGGAGTCCAGGCCGCCATCGCGCGCCAGCTCTCCGAGCGGGTCGATCGGGCGATGAAGCTCTACAAGGAAAGCCACGCCTCGGACGATCTGCGCTTCGTCGTCGCCGGCGGCGTGGCCGCCAATGGCGCGGTGCGGGCAGCCCTGCTGGCCGACTGCGAGAAGAACGGTTTTTCCTTCGCCGCCCCGCCGCTGGCCTATTGCACCGACAACGCCGCCATGATCGCCCTGGCCGGGGCCGAGCGGCTGGCCCTGGGGATTTCCGACGACCTCGACGCCGTCGCCCGTCCGCGCTGGCCGCTGGACGAAGCCGCGGCGCTGGCCAACCCCGCCAACGCATACGGCCGCAAGGGAGCCAAGGCATGA
- the hemC gene encoding hydroxymethylbilane synthase, whose translation MSRQPPIRIGARGSKLSLAQSGLMQARIAAALGVPVGASREEIEAAAPLIPIVTSGDRIQDRRLMEIGGKGLFTKEIEEALLDGRIDCAVHSLKDMPAELPPGLVLAATPEREDPRDAFISHVCERLEDLPKGARLGTASLRRQAQALHVRPDLEIVMLRGNVDTRLAKLERGEADAILLAQSGLNRLGLGHLTRSWLDPDAAPPAPGQGALVIETRAEDVNAPWLDAVRCRETTIAVAAERGALFALEGSCRTAIGARAVLDGARLSMIVEALTPNGAQRFRRQGEVTLTGADDVTEARALGLKLGAEVRAEGGDAILLPE comes from the coding sequence GTGTCCCGGCAACCTCCCATCCGCATTGGCGCGCGCGGCTCCAAGCTCTCCCTGGCGCAATCGGGCCTTATGCAGGCCCGTATCGCCGCCGCCCTGGGGGTTCCGGTCGGGGCCAGCAGGGAAGAAATCGAGGCCGCCGCGCCCCTGATCCCGATCGTCACCAGCGGCGACCGCATCCAGGACCGCCGCCTGATGGAGATCGGCGGCAAGGGCCTCTTCACCAAGGAGATCGAGGAAGCCCTGCTGGACGGCCGCATCGATTGCGCCGTCCACTCGCTGAAGGACATGCCGGCCGAACTGCCGCCGGGCCTGGTGCTGGCCGCCACGCCCGAGCGCGAGGATCCGCGCGACGCCTTCATCAGCCATGTGTGCGAGCGGCTGGAGGACCTGCCCAAGGGCGCGCGCCTGGGCACCGCCAGCCTGCGTCGCCAGGCCCAGGCTCTCCATGTGCGGCCCGACCTCGAGATCGTCATGCTGCGCGGCAATGTCGACACCCGGCTGGCCAAGCTGGAGCGCGGCGAGGCAGACGCCATCCTGCTGGCTCAGTCGGGCCTGAACCGCCTGGGCCTGGGTCATCTGACCAGAAGCTGGCTGGATCCCGACGCTGCGCCGCCGGCGCCAGGTCAGGGCGCGCTGGTCATCGAAACCCGCGCCGAGGACGTGAACGCTCCGTGGCTGGACGCCGTCCGCTGCCGCGAGACCACCATCGCCGTGGCCGCCGAGCGCGGGGCTCTGTTCGCCCTGGAAGGTTCGTGCCGCACGGCCATCGGCGCCCGCGCGGTGCTGGACGGCGCGCGGCTCTCCATGATCGTTGAGGCCCTGACCCCGAACGGTGCGCAGCGCTTCCGCCGTCAGGGCGAGGTGACGCTGACCGGCGCCGACGACGTGACCGAGGCCCGGGCCCTGGGCTTGAAGCTCGGCGCCGAGGTGCGGGCCGAGGGCGGCGACGCGATCCTGTTGCCGGAATAG
- a CDS encoding uroporphyrinogen-III synthase — MDEGAPVWITRARPGALATAERVAALGFTPIIEPLLAVAFLDAELDLSHVAALAFTSANGVEAFVRLSAERSPPVFAVGRATAKAAQDAGFVSVSSADGDVEDLCDLIAAGAPGPVLWAGAREPAGDLVGMLRGRGVMARGVSVYETIERLPSAEMLARLGAPLTVLLHSPRAGRALAKLLDGRSTPGLRVLCLSEAVASPLAGFVEPGSVACAPRPDESALLDLLNG; from the coding sequence ATGGACGAGGGCGCGCCGGTCTGGATCACCCGCGCCCGCCCCGGCGCCCTGGCCACGGCCGAGCGCGTCGCGGCCCTGGGCTTCACGCCGATCATCGAGCCGCTGCTGGCGGTCGCGTTCCTGGACGCCGAACTCGACCTCTCCCACGTCGCGGCCCTGGCCTTCACCAGCGCCAATGGCGTCGAGGCCTTCGTGCGACTGTCGGCCGAGCGGAGCCCGCCGGTCTTCGCCGTGGGACGGGCGACGGCCAAGGCGGCCCAGGACGCCGGCTTCGTCAGCGTCTCCAGCGCCGACGGCGACGTCGAGGACCTGTGCGACCTGATCGCCGCCGGAGCCCCGGGGCCGGTGCTCTGGGCCGGGGCCAGGGAGCCTGCGGGCGACCTCGTCGGCATGCTGCGCGGTCGTGGCGTGATGGCGAGGGGCGTGAGCGTCTACGAGACGATCGAGCGGCTCCCTTCGGCCGAGATGCTGGCGCGCCTCGGCGCTCCGCTCACGGTGCTTCTCCACTCGCCGCGCGCCGGCCGAGCCCTGGCGAAGCTCCTGGATGGCAGAAGCACGCCAGGCCTGCGCGTTCTGTGCCTATCCGAGGCGGTCGCCTCGCCCCTGGCCGGTTTCGTCGAACCCGGGTCTGTGGCCTGCGCGCCGCGTCCGGACGAATCCGCGCTGCTGGATCTGCTCAACGGCTAA
- a CDS encoding COG4223 family protein, with the protein MNAAPDPAEIVAPSDPALYARRRVMGPGVWIWLLLCVLCIGLGAAVAHYGPTLFAPKARPVAGAISATPSPRSVADRVATGSALPVERGETAEAPPAADVERLDGRISALESSQKGVTDAATAALAVSALAETADTSRPFDQELAGLQRVLPPSPDLRALETLSQRGAPTRAGLAVQFVNLAGRAASAARDPGPEADLFSRIRYALSRIVSIRHVGSTTGSTPDAMLARAQALLDDGDVEGAVQALDSLPDTAREVLAPWFNAANRRIEIDRHVAAIRADALAGLSRVSRTAPQVVAPQVAP; encoded by the coding sequence ATGAACGCCGCTCCCGATCCCGCTGAAATCGTCGCGCCCAGCGATCCGGCGCTCTACGCCCGCCGACGAGTGATGGGACCGGGCGTCTGGATCTGGCTGTTGCTCTGCGTGCTGTGCATCGGCCTGGGGGCCGCCGTCGCCCACTACGGCCCGACCCTTTTCGCGCCGAAGGCCCGTCCCGTCGCAGGCGCGATCTCGGCCACGCCCAGCCCGCGTTCGGTCGCCGACCGCGTCGCCACGGGCTCGGCTCTGCCGGTCGAGCGCGGCGAGACCGCCGAAGCCCCGCCGGCCGCCGATGTCGAGCGCCTGGACGGCCGAATCAGCGCGCTGGAAAGCAGCCAGAAGGGCGTGACGGACGCCGCCACCGCCGCCCTGGCCGTGTCGGCCCTGGCCGAGACCGCAGACACCTCGCGTCCGTTCGACCAGGAACTGGCGGGTCTGCAACGCGTCCTGCCGCCCTCGCCGGACCTGCGGGCGCTGGAGACCCTGTCCCAGCGCGGGGCGCCGACGCGAGCGGGCCTGGCCGTGCAGTTCGTCAACCTGGCCGGCCGCGCGGCCAGCGCCGCGCGTGATCCGGGGCCGGAAGCCGACCTGTTTTCGCGAATCCGCTACGCCCTCTCCAGGATCGTCTCGATCCGCCACGTCGGCTCGACTACGGGCTCGACGCCCGACGCCATGCTGGCCCGCGCCCAGGCCCTGCTGGACGACGGCGACGTCGAGGGCGCGGTCCAGGCGCTGGATTCGCTGCCCGACACCGCGCGCGAGGTCCTGGCGCCCTGGTTCAACGCCGCGAACCGGCGCATCGAGATCGACCGCCACGTCGCCGCCATCCGCGCCGACGCCCTGGCCGGCCTGTCGCGCGTCTCGCGCACCGCGCCCCAGGTGGTCGCGCCCCAGGTCGCGCCATGA